Proteins encoded together in one Zerene cesonia ecotype Mississippi chromosome 22, Zerene_cesonia_1.1, whole genome shotgun sequence window:
- the LOC119836045 gene encoding pro-resilin-like gives MKYLLLFIVAIAIASAFGRPQYDGYPVNGAASDNNYLYKYMVKQEPYGPNFGQRESRIGNRVIGMYYVLLPDGRIQKVDYVADENGYRPTVTYLLPN, from the exons TATTTGCTCCTATTTATTGTCGCAATTGCTATTGCATCTGCTTTTGGTAGACCTCAATATGATGG ATATCCAGTTAACGGCGCTGCTTCG GATAACAATTATCTCTACAAATATATGGTCAAGCAAGAGCCGTATGGGCCTAATTTTGGACAACGGGAGTCGCGGATCGGTAACCGTGTTATCGGCATGTACTATGTGTTGTTACCTGATGGACGTATAcag aaGGTGGATTATGTAGCAGATGAAAATGGATACAGACCTACAGTCACCTATCTACTCCCCAACTAG
- the LOC119836126 gene encoding pro-resilin-like, translated as MKLFLFGVLFSVSAFAEPPVNNRYLPPSQTYGVPGFGGQRQTDAIFRNRQTNTYNAPSRRPSSEYGPPSQIPSNQYGPPSQSLSNQYLPPQSGRLSQPSAQYGAPNGFGASDFGVQYVTPSQEYGAPGFGGRGGNRQYSQNGNGANNGFNRNQNRQYLPPTQGGYNYDDGSSGEPANYSFEYMVKDEPSGNDFGHRESRQGDRAEGLYYVLLPDGRKQTVEYEADQNGYRPKISYEDTGLGGGYNRNAQAGGYNQNTQGGYQY; from the exons ctaTTCTTATTTGGTGTTTTATTCTCTGTATCAGCGTTTGCTGAACCGCCCGTTAACAACAG ATATCTCCCTCCCTCTCAGACCTACGGCGTTCCTGGTTTCGGGGGACAGAGACAGACAGATGCTATATTcag aaatCGCCAAACAAACACGTACAATGCCCCATCACGTCGCCCATCATCAGAATACGGACCCCCAAGCCAGATACCATCGAACCAATATGGACCCCCATCTCAGAGCCTCTCTAATCAATATCTGCCACCTCAAAGCGGCCGACTGTCACAGCCGTCAGCGCAGTACGGCGCCCCTAATGGGTTCGGTGCTTCTGATTTTGGAGTTCAGTACGTGACCCCCTCACAAGAATATGGCGCACCTGGGTTTGGTGGTAgag GTGGTAACCGTCAGTACTCCCAGAATGGAAATGGTGCTAACAACGGCTTCAATAGGAATCAAAACCGTCAGTATTTGCCACCCACGCAAGGAGGATACAACTATGATGATGGTAGCTCTGGG GAACCCGCGAACTACAGTTTCGAATATATGGTGAAAGATGAACCTTCTGGCAACGACTTCGGCCACCGCGAATCCCGTCAAGGTGACAGAGCTGAGGGATTGTATTATGTGCTGTTACCCGACGGCAGAAAACAG ACTGTCGAGTACGAAGCCGACCAAAACGGTTACAGACCGAAAATTTCCTACGAAGACACCGGCTTAGGGGGTGGTTATAACAGAAACGCGCAGGCGGGGGGTTACAACCAAAACACCCAAGGGGGTTACCAGTATTAA